A genomic window from Diceros bicornis minor isolate mBicDic1 chromosome 35, mDicBic1.mat.cur, whole genome shotgun sequence includes:
- the RTL10 gene encoding LOW QUALITY PROTEIN: protein Bop (The sequence of the model RefSeq protein was modified relative to this genomic sequence to represent the inferred CDS: inserted 3 bases in 2 codons; deleted 1 base in 1 codon) — MCCFCPPALCAVSSSFLPFLLVVGAAAPSAPSMPRGQHRRQGPRNPIQAAANYVSVHPWQQVDQASPGVTYTPLVDPWIERPCCGDPVCVRMTMERESTVSGALGGKPTERGSXAVRMPGPWPLRVDFHWVPGSDPGTLDGSPWLLDHFLAQLGDYMSFRFEHYQDNLSPVCEILGRLTGRARAWAAPYLDGDLPLPDDYELFCQDLEEVFQDPNNFAEYHAAVPCPLPLASSQSPVALQLPVVRKCLARFSESLALNMGTPPRPVPATLATPAISNSNSPSRIALPEQRLAKERSPGSTESPALSGSVCSMDPGPVGPASSQPEEMAPKPVPVLLESASPPAQKSDPAHPGDPXKTEEEVSEAEGDQEATFGTLRGAVETLGEPIFSCSPSCSPGF, encoded by the exons ATGTGTTGTTTCTGCCCACCCGCCCTTTGCGCcgtctcttcctcctttctccccttccttcttgtAGTTGGCGCGGCAGCTCCCTCTGCTCCCAGCATGCCTCGTGGCCAGCACCGTCGGCAGGGTCCTCGCAATCCCATCCAGGCAGCAGCCAATTACGTCAGTGTGCACCCTTGGCAGCAGGTGGACCAGGCCTCTCCTGGGGTCACTTACACCCCCCTAGTGGATCCCTGGATTGAGCGGCCCTGTTGTGGGGACCCCGTGTGTGTGCGCATGACTATGGAGCGGGAGAGCACAGTGAGTGGTGCTCTTGGCGGTAAGCCCACAGAAAGGGGTT CAGCTGTGCGCATGCCTGGCCCATGGCCCCTCAGGGTGGACTTCCACTGGGTGCCAGGCTCGGACCCGGGCACCTTAGATGGCTCCCCATGGTTGCTGGACCACTTTTTGGCCCAGCTGGGGGATTATATGTCCTTCCGCTTCGAGCACTACCAGGACAACCTCAGCCCTGTCTGCGAGATCCTTGGGCGCCTGACGGGCCGAGCCCGGGCATGGGCAGCCCCCTACCTCGACGGGGACCTGCCCCTGCCTGACGATTATGAGCTCTTTTGCCAGGATCTCGAGGAAGTTTTTCAAGACCCGAACAACTTCGCTGAGTACCATGCTGCAGTTCCCTGC CCCCTGCCCCTAGCCTCAAGCCAGTCACCAGTGGCCCTGCAGCTGCCTGTGGTGAGGAAGTGCTTAGCCAGGTTCTCAGAGTCCCTGGCACTCAACATGGGCACTCCCCCCAGACCTGTCCCAGCCACTCTGGCCACCCCGGCTATTTCTAATTCCAACTCTCCATCCAGGATTGCTTTACCTGAGCAACGGCTGGCCAAGGAGAGAAGCCCTGGGTCCACAGAGTCCCCTGCCTTGTCCGGTTCTGTGTGCAGCATGGATCCTGGTCCTgtggggccagcctcctcccagcCGGAGGAGATGGCCCCCAAACCTGTCCCTGTACTTTTAGAATCTGCTAGTCCCCCTGCCCAGAAATCAGATCCAGCTCACCCAGGGGATCC GAAGACAGAGGAGGAGgtttctgaggcagagggagaccaggaggcaactttTGGTACCCTACGGGGAGCAGTGGAGACCCTAGGAGAACCCATTTTCTCCTGCTCTCCATCCTGCAGCCCTGGATTCTGA